A window of Syntrophobacterales bacterium genomic DNA:
CAAGATAATTGCTTCTCGAAAACAGTTTCATGTTTGAAAGGTGACCTCTTTGAGGATATCAATGTGATCGAGGGCCATACCGGCGCCCCGGGCGACGGTGGTGAGCGGGTCGTCGGCGATGATGGTCGGAAGCCCCGTTTCCTCTTTGATCAGCAA
This region includes:
- a CDS encoding rod shape-determining protein, which gives rise to LLIKEETGLPTIIADDPLTTVARGAGMALDHIDILKEVTFQT